The proteins below are encoded in one region of Syntrophotalea carbinolica DSM 2380:
- a CDS encoding DUF4197 domain-containing protein, which yields MLRVKKMLAFGMCGMGMVAFMFLGVAQAGFEDFFKGVKDVFTQSGDLSDSDITAGLKEALSVGTGNAVAEVGRVGGYLDNLQIRIPLPGGVEKAEKLLRLAGYGSQVDAFSQSMNRAAEAAAPHAKELFWQAIREMSIDDARQILGGGETAATDYFKSKTSGKLQEIFTPIVHDSLAEVGATRYFQDLNGKLKTLPFGESMGFDLDSYVTDGALDGLFYVVGEEERKIRRNPAARTTDLLKKVFSSGK from the coding sequence ATGTTGCGCGTCAAAAAAATGCTGGCATTCGGAATGTGTGGCATGGGCATGGTTGCGTTCATGTTTTTGGGCGTTGCCCAAGCCGGTTTCGAAGATTTTTTCAAGGGAGTCAAGGACGTCTTTACGCAAAGCGGGGATCTCAGCGACAGCGATATAACCGCAGGTCTTAAAGAGGCGTTGTCGGTCGGCACCGGAAATGCCGTGGCAGAGGTCGGCAGGGTCGGTGGTTACCTGGATAACCTGCAGATCCGGATCCCTTTGCCCGGGGGCGTGGAAAAAGCGGAAAAACTGTTGCGCCTGGCCGGCTATGGCTCACAGGTCGATGCCTTTTCCCAGAGTATGAATCGTGCTGCCGAAGCTGCCGCTCCGCATGCCAAAGAACTTTTCTGGCAGGCGATTCGCGAAATGAGCATCGACGACGCACGGCAGATCCTCGGCGGCGGTGAAACGGCGGCCACCGACTATTTCAAAAGTAAGACCAGCGGCAAATTGCAGGAAATTTTCACGCCCATCGTTCATGACTCCCTGGCCGAAGTCGGAGCGACCCGTTATTTCCAGGACCTGAACGGGAAGCTGAAAACCCTGCCCTTCGGCGAGAGTATGGGGTTTGACCTGGACAGTTATGTCACCGACGGCGCCCTTGACGGTTTGTTTTATGTGGTTGGGGAAGAAGAACGCAAAATCCGCCGGAATCCTGCCGCGCGGACTACCGATCTGCTTAAAAAAGTGTTCAGCTCGGGAAAATAA
- a CDS encoding peptide chain release factor 3: MSKNHRKEVDRRRTFGIISHPDAGKTTLTEKLLLFGGAIQMAGAVKARKAARHATSDWMAMEQERGISVTSSVMKFNYRDYEINLLDTPGHQDFSEDTYRVLTAVDSALMVIDSAKGVETQTRKLMEVCRMRNTPIMTFINKLDREGLEPLDLLADIEETLQIECAPLSWPIGMGKRFKGTYNLYRKQLCLFMAGQETRPQDMLVIEDLDDPRLDELLGSQADQLREDIELLEGAANPFEPEEYLKGNQTPVFFGSAINNFGVQEMLDAFVEQAPVPRPAPTTTREISPYEEDFSGFVFKIQANMDPAHRDRIAFFRICSGTFHRGMKVRHHRIGKDVNIANATIFMAQDRANVEEAFPGDIIGIHNHGTIKIGDTFTDKEPLKFTGIPSFAPEHFRRVRLKNPLKSKQLEKGLIQLAEEGAVQLFRPLFNTDYILGAVGVLQFDVIMSRLKNEYSVDAIYEGVEYATARWVECDDRKVLEEFEKKCQVNLAYDAEGNLTYLASSEWRLGHTMEQWPQVVFHKTREHN; encoded by the coding sequence GTGAGTAAGAACCACCGTAAGGAAGTCGATCGCCGCCGCACGTTCGGTATCATCAGCCATCCGGACGCAGGAAAAACCACCCTGACCGAAAAATTGCTGTTGTTTGGCGGCGCGATCCAGATGGCGGGTGCGGTCAAGGCCCGTAAAGCGGCGCGTCATGCCACCAGCGACTGGATGGCCATGGAGCAGGAGCGCGGCATCTCGGTCACGTCGTCGGTCATGAAGTTCAACTATCGCGACTACGAGATCAACCTGCTCGATACGCCGGGGCATCAGGACTTCTCCGAAGACACCTACCGGGTGTTGACGGCGGTGGACAGTGCTCTGATGGTGATTGACAGCGCCAAAGGGGTCGAAACCCAGACCCGGAAGTTGATGGAAGTATGTCGCATGCGCAATACGCCCATCATGACTTTCATCAACAAACTTGACCGCGAAGGTCTTGAGCCCCTCGACCTGCTGGCGGATATAGAAGAGACCCTGCAGATCGAATGCGCGCCCCTGTCATGGCCTATCGGCATGGGCAAACGGTTCAAGGGTACCTACAACCTTTATCGCAAGCAACTGTGCCTGTTCATGGCCGGTCAGGAGACCCGTCCGCAGGATATGCTGGTGATCGAGGATCTCGACGATCCGCGGCTGGATGAATTGCTCGGCAGTCAGGCCGATCAATTGCGCGAGGATATCGAATTGCTCGAGGGCGCCGCGAATCCCTTCGAGCCCGAAGAGTACCTCAAGGGGAACCAGACGCCGGTCTTTTTCGGCAGTGCCATCAACAACTTCGGCGTGCAGGAAATGCTCGATGCGTTTGTCGAGCAGGCCCCCGTGCCGCGCCCGGCACCGACCACCACCCGCGAAATCTCCCCCTACGAAGAAGACTTCTCCGGATTTGTCTTCAAGATCCAGGCGAATATGGATCCGGCGCACCGGGACCGCATCGCATTTTTCCGCATCTGTTCGGGGACCTTCCACCGTGGCATGAAAGTTCGCCATCATCGCATCGGCAAGGATGTCAATATCGCCAACGCCACGATTTTTATGGCGCAGGACCGTGCCAATGTCGAGGAGGCTTTTCCCGGCGACATTATCGGTATCCACAACCACGGCACCATCAAGATCGGCGATACCTTTACCGACAAGGAACCCCTCAAATTTACCGGCATCCCAAGCTTCGCACCGGAGCACTTTCGCCGTGTGCGCCTGAAAAATCCCCTCAAGAGCAAGCAGCTGGAAAAAGGCTTGATCCAGTTGGCCGAGGAGGGGGCCGTCCAGCTGTTCAGGCCGCTGTTCAACACCGACTACATTCTCGGGGCGGTGGGGGTCTTGCAGTTTGATGTCATCATGTCGCGGTTGAAGAACGAATACAGCGTCGATGCCATCTACGAGGGTGTGGAATATGCCACCGCACGCTGGGTGGAGTGCGACGATCGCAAGGTGCTGGAAGAATTCGAGAAAAAATGCCAGGTTAACCTGGCCTACGATGCCGAGGGCAATCTGACCTACCTGGCTTCGAGCGAATGGCGCCTTGGGCATACCATGGAACAATGGCCTCAGGTGGTTTTCCATAAGACCCGGGAGCATAATTAG
- a CDS encoding PadR family transcriptional regulator, whose amino-acid sequence MPRGKGPCRHGWGQPQGGFGNLPRFIEPVLLYLLKKSGQAHGYQLAGELPEHAIGETVIDRGALYRALRQLEAAAYVTSDWDVSGAGPARRLYRLTPAGAEYLHHWTKLIERMAVSMTDFIAKVGELEKQAPEDKE is encoded by the coding sequence ATGCCCCGCGGAAAAGGACCCTGTCGCCACGGCTGGGGACAACCCCAAGGCGGTTTCGGCAATCTGCCCCGCTTCATTGAACCGGTGCTGCTTTATCTGCTGAAAAAATCCGGTCAGGCCCATGGCTACCAATTGGCCGGGGAACTGCCGGAACACGCCATCGGCGAGACCGTCATCGATCGCGGCGCCCTGTACCGCGCACTGCGGCAACTTGAAGCCGCGGCGTATGTCACCAGCGACTGGGATGTTTCCGGAGCCGGACCGGCCCGCCGTCTCTATCGCCTGACACCCGCCGGTGCCGAATACCTTCACCATTGGACAAAGCTCATCGAGCGCATGGCGGTATCCATGACCGACTTTATCGCCAAGGTGGGCGAACTGGAAAAACAGGCGCCGGAAGACAAGGAGTGA